In one Komagataeibacter sp. FNDCR2 genomic region, the following are encoded:
- a CDS encoding ankyrin repeat domain-containing protein — translation MISRSGIYLLVTALFAGVPTVCVPFQMAQAQEAEDGEAEAEAADAAKKAEARRAAKAAAPPAALPGAESREEEHGHANTDMNPTDALFDAINRGSLGAAKEALNRGADMTGHNVLGQSPLDMAIDLNRNDITFLLLSMRTFSDSDPHFASNSLEEGGDDMPPLTMPRHGSTNASIDRRYDASGGHAEPSIGFLGFGGS, via the coding sequence ATGATTTCCAGATCCGGTATATATCTTCTTGTCACCGCCCTGTTCGCGGGTGTGCCCACCGTGTGCGTGCCCTTCCAGATGGCCCAGGCGCAGGAAGCCGAAGATGGCGAGGCGGAAGCCGAGGCCGCTGACGCCGCCAAGAAAGCCGAGGCCCGCCGCGCGGCGAAGGCAGCCGCCCCGCCCGCCGCCCTGCCCGGTGCTGAATCGCGCGAAGAAGAACACGGCCACGCCAATACCGACATGAACCCGACGGACGCGCTGTTCGACGCCATCAACCGTGGCAGTCTCGGCGCGGCGAAGGAAGCCCTGAACCGGGGCGCGGACATGACCGGCCATAACGTGCTGGGCCAGTCGCCGCTGGATATGGCGATCGACCTGAACCGCAACGACATCACCTTCCTGCTGCTGTCCATGCGCACGTTTTCTGATTCGGATCCGCATTTCGCCTCCAACAGCCTGGAGGAAGGGGGCGATGACATGCCGCCGCTCACCATGCCCCGGCACGGCTCGACCAACGCTTCCATCGACCGGCGCTACGATGCCTCGGGCGGGCATGCCGAACCCTCCATCGGGTTTCTGGGCTTCGGCGGCAGCTAG
- a CDS encoding DNA adenine methylase, protein MKRLAETAGPYEMPATQWNAARHSAVVTDDYLFSQLIPYIGNKRKLLGLIAQAIAATGAVPHRTDFVDLFAGTGVVSRLAKSLGFRVVSNDWEPYSEVLNRCHVGMQSAPVFHGGRGYGQVIAELNALPPVAGWVTRHLCPDDDVHYDTARDRMFYMRKNGMRIDAIRDRIAQWEHDGLLDAGRKACLLAPLLYSASYNSNTSGLFKGFHRGWGGRTGTALYRIAAELSLRPACFLDNGRDNPVLRMDAQELAAKLTDYVGEAAIAYVDPPYNQHPYGANYHVLNTIALWDGPELAPQDYRAGQGGHKAGLAHAAPQPLQLPQAGAGGIPQPAIPASHMLDRDQLQHGRLHSACGHDPHQL, encoded by the coding sequence ATGAAGCGACTGGCTGAAACCGCCGGACCGTACGAAATGCCCGCAACGCAATGGAATGCCGCGCGGCATTCCGCCGTGGTGACGGATGACTATCTGTTCAGCCAGCTCATCCCCTATATCGGTAACAAGCGCAAACTGCTGGGCCTGATCGCGCAGGCCATCGCGGCGACGGGCGCGGTGCCGCACCGGACCGATTTCGTGGATCTGTTCGCCGGCACGGGTGTCGTCTCCCGCTTGGCCAAGAGCCTTGGCTTCCGCGTGGTGTCCAATGACTGGGAACCCTATAGCGAAGTGCTGAACCGCTGCCATGTGGGCATGCAGTCCGCCCCGGTTTTCCATGGCGGACGCGGTTATGGGCAGGTTATTGCCGAACTCAATGCCCTGCCGCCCGTGGCGGGGTGGGTGACGCGGCATCTCTGCCCTGATGACGATGTGCATTACGACACGGCGCGCGACCGCATGTTCTACATGCGCAAGAACGGCATGCGCATCGACGCCATCCGCGACCGGATCGCGCAATGGGAACATGACGGCCTGCTCGATGCGGGGCGGAAAGCCTGCCTGCTGGCCCCGTTATTGTACAGCGCCAGCTACAACAGCAACACCAGCGGCCTGTTCAAGGGATTCCATCGGGGCTGGGGTGGCCGGACAGGCACCGCGCTTTACCGTATCGCGGCTGAACTGAGCCTGCGCCCGGCCTGCTTCCTCGATAACGGGCGCGACAACCCCGTCCTGCGCATGGATGCACAGGAACTGGCCGCGAAGCTGACGGATTATGTGGGGGAGGCCGCCATCGCCTATGTCGACCCCCCCTATAACCAGCATCCATATGGCGCGAACTACCACGTACTCAACACGATCGCCCTGTGGGACGGGCCGGAACTCGCCCCCCAAGATTACCGGGCGGGACAAGGCGGCCATAAGGCAGGACTGGCGCACGCAGCGCCGCAGCCCCTACAATTACCGCAGGCAGGCGCTGGCGGCATACCGCAGCCTGCTATCCCTGCTTCCCACATGCTGGATCGCGACCAGCTACAGCACGGACGGCTTCATTCCGCTTGCGGACATGATCCGCACCAATTGTGA
- a CDS encoding site-specific DNA-methyltransferase: MSGAVMMELPLDQVLRGDCVEMMRTLPAASIDCVFADPPYNLQLRGELRRPDDSVVDGVDDDWDKFADLKAYDAFTRAWLTEARRVLRKDGTIWVIGSYHNIFRIGAILQDLGFWILNDVIWRKSNPMPNFRGRRFTNAHETLIWAARGPDSRYRFNYQAMKALNDDVQMRSDWYLPLCTGGERLRNEHGLKLHPTQKPESLLHRVLVASTNVDDVVLDPFTGTGTTTAMARRLRRRFIGIERHPDYAEAAIGRARREKPVPLDSVLTTPARRESPRVPFGLLVERGMVPAGTVLMDRQKRVRATVSPDGTLVSGRNRGSIHKMGATLTNAPSCNGWTFWYFERGGAMVQLDELRGEIRAEQSAVAS; the protein is encoded by the coding sequence ATGAGCGGTGCGGTTATGATGGAATTGCCTCTGGACCAGGTGCTGCGGGGGGACTGCGTGGAGATGATGCGCACGCTCCCCGCCGCCTCGATCGACTGCGTGTTCGCCGATCCGCCCTATAACCTTCAGCTCAGGGGCGAACTGCGCCGCCCCGATGACAGCGTGGTCGACGGCGTGGATGACGACTGGGACAAGTTCGCCGATCTCAAGGCGTATGACGCCTTCACCCGCGCCTGGCTGACCGAGGCCCGGCGCGTGCTGCGCAAGGACGGCACGATATGGGTGATCGGATCCTACCATAACATTTTCCGTATCGGCGCGATCCTTCAGGACCTGGGGTTCTGGATCCTCAATGATGTCATCTGGCGCAAATCCAACCCGATGCCCAATTTCCGGGGCCGCCGGTTTACCAATGCGCATGAGACGCTGATCTGGGCCGCGCGTGGGCCGGACAGCCGCTACCGCTTCAATTACCAGGCGATGAAGGCGCTCAATGACGACGTGCAGATGCGCTCCGACTGGTACCTGCCGCTATGCACCGGCGGCGAACGGCTGCGTAACGAGCATGGGCTGAAGCTGCACCCGACCCAGAAGCCCGAAAGCCTGCTGCACCGCGTGCTTGTCGCCTCGACCAATGTGGATGACGTGGTGCTGGATCCCTTTACCGGCACCGGCACCACCACCGCCATGGCGCGCAGGCTGCGGCGGCGCTTTATCGGGATCGAGCGCCACCCGGACTATGCCGAGGCCGCGATCGGCCGCGCCCGGCGCGAAAAGCCCGTGCCGCTGGACAGCGTGCTGACCACCCCGGCCCGGCGTGAAAGCCCGCGCGTGCCCTTTGGCCTGCTGGTCGAACGCGGGATGGTGCCCGCGGGCACGGTGCTCATGGACCGGCAGAAGCGCGTGCGCGCCACCGTTTCGCCCGATGGCACGCTGGTCAGCGGGCGCAACCGGGGCTCCATTCACAAGATGGGCGCGACATTGACCAATGCGCCATCGTGCAATGGGTGGACGTTCTGGTATTTCGAGCGCGGGGGCGCGATGGTGCAGCTTGACGAACTGCGCGGCGAGATCCGGGCGGAGCAGTCAGCCGTCGCATCCTGA
- a CDS encoding ribonuclease HII — protein MPDYTLEHAHGGLVAGVDEVGRGPLAGPVVAAAVMFSSGMPDVLAERLDDSKKLKPATRQQLYDILLQTPDILIGVGAASVTEIERHNILRASWIAMQRAVARLPRRPELVLVDGNAAPRFGCPAQCVVGGDAISLSISAASVVAKVVRDRLMTRLSRRWPTYGWERNAGYGTAIHRAALEVDGVSPHHRLAFGTVRRIVQASVPRFSPPSAEQPSC, from the coding sequence ATGCCGGATTATACGCTTGAGCATGCGCATGGGGGGCTGGTCGCCGGGGTGGACGAGGTCGGTCGCGGCCCGCTGGCTGGCCCCGTCGTCGCGGCGGCGGTCATGTTTTCCTCCGGCATGCCCGACGTACTGGCCGAGCGGCTGGATGATTCAAAAAAACTGAAACCCGCCACGCGCCAGCAGCTTTACGATATCCTGCTCCAGACGCCCGATATCCTGATCGGGGTGGGTGCTGCCTCGGTTACGGAAATCGAACGGCATAATATCCTGCGCGCGTCATGGATCGCCATGCAGCGCGCCGTCGCGCGCCTGCCACGCCGCCCCGAACTGGTCCTGGTTGATGGAAACGCCGCACCCCGCTTCGGGTGTCCGGCGCAATGCGTCGTGGGCGGCGATGCGATCAGCCTGTCCATCTCGGCCGCGTCCGTCGTGGCCAAGGTTGTGCGTGACCGGCTGATGACGCGGCTTTCACGGCGCTGGCCCACCTATGGCTGGGAACGCAACGCGGGCTATGGCACCGCCATACACCGCGCGGCGCTGGAGGTGGATGGGGTCAGCCCGCATCATCGCCTCGCCTTCGGTACGGTGCGCCGCATCGTGCAGGCCTCCGTTCCCCGGTTTTCACCCCCAAGCGCGGAGCAGCCATCATGCTGA
- a CDS encoding CsbD family protein: MSDDNLKTIETKATGAVDQGVGRLKDAAGGLTGDAGLQAEGKVDQLAGMARQEFADLYEEGEGRIERAMTFVRERPLFSLGIAAGLGTILGLIFIPRRKG; this comes from the coding sequence ATGTCGGACGACAACCTCAAGACAATCGAGACAAAGGCCACGGGCGCCGTGGATCAGGGCGTGGGTCGGCTGAAGGACGCCGCGGGCGGGCTGACGGGCGATGCCGGGCTGCAGGCGGAAGGAAAGGTTGACCAGCTTGCCGGTATGGCGCGCCAGGAATTCGCCGATCTGTATGAGGAAGGCGAGGGCCGGATCGAGCGCGCCATGACCTTCGTGCGCGAACGCCCGCTGTTCTCGCTGGGGATCGCGGCCGGGCTCGGGACCATTCTGGGGCTTATTTTCATTCCCCGCCGCAAGGGCTGA
- a CDS encoding MFS transporter: MALIVASLMMMEQIDGTALVTALPAMARDFHVDIPQTSIALTVYMLGLAALIPASGHMAERFGSRTTLRCAIVLFLSGSLLCAWAPSLTVLALARMVQGAGGAMMVPVGRLVILRTVPKSELLSVMAWVMLPATIGPMSGPVLGGILTTWLSWRWIFYINLPLGLLAIGLAGRFIPQSRTRRPPPFDLKGNILSATALAGLIFGMELLTHPGFARPLALGLLGLAPVCAAAYLRHARGLAHPVLDLALLGIPTFRVSVLAGGLTRIATAGVIFLLPSLLQTRFGASAAQSGLITFIAPVGAIVMRSAAPGIYRGRGFRAVMCAASLVLPCICGLLALFHPGVGMAWLLLLLGVNGMGQTLLFTGYNTVAYADMPPARMSAATSLYSTCQQVMLTLGICVAAGALAIFHLVLPVPEQARDYSLTFVICGVVALLALPILRGLSANAGAAVSGHDMTDTRKDGD, from the coding sequence ATGGCGCTGATCGTGGCCAGCCTCATGATGATGGAACAGATCGACGGGACCGCGCTGGTCACGGCGCTGCCCGCCATGGCGCGCGACTTCCATGTCGACATTCCACAGACCAGCATCGCCCTTACGGTGTACATGCTCGGGCTGGCCGCCCTCATTCCCGCCTCGGGCCATATGGCGGAACGGTTCGGCAGCCGGACGACGCTGCGCTGCGCCATCGTGCTGTTCCTGTCGGGGTCGCTGCTGTGCGCGTGGGCGCCCAGCCTGACGGTGCTGGCGCTGGCGCGCATGGTGCAGGGGGCGGGCGGCGCCATGATGGTGCCGGTCGGGCGGCTGGTCATCCTGCGCACCGTGCCCAAATCGGAACTGCTGTCCGTCATGGCATGGGTCATGCTGCCCGCCACGATCGGGCCCATGTCCGGGCCGGTGCTGGGGGGCATCCTGACCACGTGGCTGTCATGGCGGTGGATTTTCTACATCAACCTGCCGCTTGGCCTGCTGGCCATCGGGCTGGCGGGGCGCTTCATTCCGCAATCACGGACCCGTCGGCCACCGCCTTTCGACCTGAAGGGCAACATCCTGTCCGCCACCGCGCTGGCGGGGCTGATATTCGGCATGGAACTGCTCACCCATCCGGGCTTCGCGCGCCCGCTGGCGCTGGGGCTGCTGGGGCTGGCCCCCGTCTGCGCCGCGGCCTATCTACGCCACGCGCGCGGGCTGGCCCACCCGGTTCTCGACCTGGCGCTGCTCGGGATTCCGACCTTCCGCGTCTCGGTTCTGGCCGGGGGGCTGACGCGCATCGCCACCGCCGGGGTGATCTTTCTCCTGCCTTCCCTGCTCCAGACCCGGTTCGGGGCCAGCGCGGCGCAGAGCGGGCTGATCACCTTCATCGCGCCGGTAGGGGCGATCGTCATGCGCTCCGCCGCACCGGGCATCTATCGTGGCCGGGGGTTCCGCGCGGTGATGTGCGCCGCAAGCCTTGTGCTGCCGTGCATATGCGGGCTGCTGGCCCTGTTTCACCCCGGCGTGGGCATGGCGTGGCTACTGCTGCTGCTTGGCGTGAACGGGATGGGGCAGACGCTCCTGTTCACCGGCTACAATACCGTCGCCTATGCCGACATGCCCCCTGCCCGGATGAGTGCGGCCACCAGCCTGTATTCCACCTGCCAGCAGGTGATGCTGACGCTGGGCATATGCGTCGCGGCGGGCGCGCTGGCCATTTTCCACCTTGTCCTGCCCGTGCCGGAGCAGGCGCGTGATTACAGCCTGACATTCGTGATCTGCGGCGTGGTCGCGCTTCTGGCCCTGCCCATACTGCGCGGGCTTTCCGCCAATGCGGGCGCAGCCGTAAGCGGGCATGACATGACCGATACCCGAAAGGACGGGGACTGA